The following proteins are co-located in the Granulicella pectinivorans genome:
- the trpD gene encoding anthranilate phosphoribosyltransferase, which produces MSLKPFLKRLIEDRAVLSRPEARHLMETFFSGANPELELAALLGGLAARGETVLEVAGFVDAMRAAATPLPLTNVERTALVDTCGTGGDLSGTFNISTAAALVAAAAGATVAKHGNRAVTSRSGSADVLEALGIPVSLAPNEAATALRDHGFVFLLASAHHPAMRTVMPIRKALGVRTVFNILGPLTNPAGACAQVMGVYAPHLVPLVAEAMAELGTRHAFVVHGEAANGTGLDEISIEGPSLVAEVRDGTVTLATFTPEQAGLSRAPSGSLQGGDALENASILKNIFAGEHGPRRDVVLLNAAAVLVTAGLAPDIAAGVQLAANTIDRGAVTHLVAKLAT; this is translated from the coding sequence ATGTCGTTGAAGCCCTTCCTGAAGCGCCTGATCGAAGACCGCGCCGTGCTCTCCCGGCCCGAGGCGCGCCATCTCATGGAGACCTTCTTCTCCGGCGCAAACCCCGAACTGGAGCTCGCAGCCCTCCTCGGAGGCCTCGCCGCACGCGGCGAAACCGTCCTCGAGGTCGCCGGCTTCGTCGACGCCATGCGCGCCGCCGCAACGCCCCTGCCCCTCACCAACGTCGAGCGCACCGCCCTCGTCGACACCTGCGGCACCGGCGGAGACCTCAGCGGCACCTTCAACATCTCCACCGCCGCCGCCCTCGTCGCCGCAGCCGCCGGGGCCACCGTCGCCAAACATGGCAATCGCGCCGTCACCTCTCGGTCCGGCTCCGCAGACGTGCTCGAAGCCCTCGGCATCCCTGTGAGCCTCGCGCCCAACGAAGCCGCCACCGCCCTCCGCGATCACGGCTTCGTCTTCCTCCTCGCCTCCGCGCACCACCCTGCCATGCGCACCGTCATGCCCATCCGCAAGGCCCTCGGTGTCCGCACCGTCTTCAACATCCTCGGCCCCCTGACCAACCCCGCCGGTGCCTGCGCCCAGGTCATGGGCGTCTACGCACCGCACCTCGTTCCCCTCGTCGCCGAAGCCATGGCCGAGCTCGGCACCCGCCACGCCTTCGTCGTCCACGGCGAGGCCGCCAACGGCACGGGCCTGGATGAGATCTCCATCGAGGGTCCCAGCCTCGTCGCCGAGGTCCGCGACGGCACCGTAACCCTCGCCACCTTCACCCCGGAGCAGGCCGGTCTCTCGCGTGCGCCCTCTGGGAGTCTCCAGGGTGGCGACGCACTCGAAAACGCCTCAATTCTCAAGAACATCTTCGCCGGAGAGCACGGCCCACGCCGCGATGTCGTTCTCTTGAACGCCGCCGCCGTCCTGGTCACCGCGGGTCTCGCCCCGGATATCGCAGCCGGAGTGCAACTCGCAGCCAACACCATCGACCGCGGAGCCGTCACACATCTGGTGGCCAAACTGGCCACGTAA
- a CDS encoding VOC family protein, producing MARVTGIGGVFLKASDPRALAEWYSRNLGITLSDHRGANFLWTDEVPATTGMTVWSLFPQDTRYFGPGIQTAMINFRVDDLDALLQQLADSGVWIDTKREDYEYGRFAWIQDPEGNRVELWQPLP from the coding sequence ATGGCGAGAGTCACCGGAATCGGCGGAGTTTTCCTGAAAGCGAGCGACCCCAGGGCATTGGCCGAGTGGTACAGCCGCAACCTCGGCATCACCCTCTCCGACCACCGCGGAGCGAACTTCCTCTGGACCGACGAGGTTCCAGCCACCACCGGCATGACCGTCTGGTCGCTCTTCCCTCAGGACACCCGCTACTTCGGCCCCGGCATCCAGACCGCCATGATCAACTTCCGCGTCGACGACCTCGACGCCCTCCTCCAGCAGCTCGCCGACTCCGGCGTCTGGATCGACACCAAACGCGAAGACTACGAGTACGGCCGCTTCGCCTGGATCCAGGACCCCGAGGGCAATCGCGTCGAGCTCTGGCAGCCTCTCCCCTAA
- a CDS encoding thymidine kinase encodes MTAPSPGRIEVIVGPMFSGKSEELIRRLKRARIARQRVACFKPDIDLRYHRTSIASHSAQTHEAMTVANTERLREALYPQLESIEVVGIDEAQFFDEAIVPLVVELVHLGKRIILAGLDTTFTAEPFGPIPALMAVADEVAKLSAVCMVCGQPAIHTQRLGASQELVVVGAAGVYEARCRACFKPYLDEHESEQLELPAIQA; translated from the coding sequence ATGACCGCACCCTCTCCAGGCCGTATTGAAGTGATCGTAGGACCGATGTTCTCCGGCAAGAGTGAAGAGCTCATCCGCCGTCTCAAGCGCGCGCGCATCGCTCGCCAGCGCGTAGCCTGCTTCAAACCCGATATCGATCTCCGCTACCATCGCACGTCCATCGCCAGCCATAGCGCCCAGACCCACGAGGCCATGACGGTGGCGAACACGGAGCGTCTCCGCGAAGCTCTCTACCCCCAGCTCGAGTCCATCGAAGTCGTCGGCATCGACGAGGCCCAGTTCTTCGATGAAGCCATCGTCCCTCTCGTCGTGGAGCTCGTCCATCTCGGCAAGCGCATCATCCTCGCCGGTCTCGACACCACCTTCACGGCAGAGCCATTCGGCCCCATCCCAGCTCTCATGGCCGTCGCCGACGAAGTCGCGAAGCTCTCCGCCGTCTGCATGGTCTGCGGCCAGCCCGCCATCCACACCCAGCGCTTAGGCGCCAGCCAGGAGCTGGTCGTCGTCGGAGCCGCCGGAGTCTACGAGGCCCGCTGCCGCGCCTGCTTCAAGCCTTATCTGGATGAGCATGAGTCCGAGCAGTTGGAGCTGCCTGCGATCCAGGCGTAG
- a CDS encoding helix-turn-helix domain-containing protein, whose amino-acid sequence MSNKYRSRASAVIHKSMKDFERIGLVDKKTMRDFDRMCLTPIEAMPPEKIVAIREREDVSQAVFAFYLNVTPSLVSKWERGEKKPQGASLKLLNLVDKKGLDLVA is encoded by the coding sequence ATGTCTAACAAATACCGCAGCAGAGCCTCCGCCGTCATTCACAAGTCGATGAAGGACTTTGAACGAATCGGGCTGGTCGACAAGAAAACGATGCGCGACTTTGACAGGATGTGTCTTACTCCCATCGAAGCGATGCCACCGGAGAAGATCGTGGCGATTCGCGAACGGGAAGATGTGAGCCAGGCAGTCTTCGCGTTCTACCTGAACGTAACGCCCAGCCTGGTGAGCAAGTGGGAGCGTGGCGAGAAGAAGCCTCAGGGAGCTTCGTTGAAGCTTCTGAACCTCGTAGACAAGAAGGGGCTGGATCTCGTCGCCTGA
- a CDS encoding type II toxin-antitoxin system RelE/ParE family toxin: MQSFSVYQTKQFARFARRARLADDDLWQAAHRANEGLIDADLGGGVIKQRIARRGDGKSGGSRTILLFRQGDRAVFVDGFEKKDQANISLADLQKYRAFAKYVFALSETGTTEAVRTGVFLEIRPSREG; this comes from the coding sequence ATGCAGAGCTTTTCGGTCTATCAAACGAAGCAGTTCGCACGATTTGCCAGAAGGGCTCGTCTAGCCGACGACGATCTCTGGCAAGCGGCGCACCGTGCGAATGAGGGCCTGATCGATGCTGATCTTGGCGGCGGTGTGATCAAACAGAGGATTGCGCGGAGAGGCGATGGGAAGTCCGGAGGATCGAGGACCATTCTTCTCTTTCGGCAGGGCGATCGAGCTGTCTTCGTCGATGGGTTCGAGAAGAAGGATCAGGCGAATATCAGTCTGGCCGATCTCCAGAAGTATCGTGCTTTCGCAAAATATGTCTTTGCTTTATCCGAGACCGGGACGACCGAAGCTGTTCGCACCGGCGTTTTTCTGGAGATTCGTCCGTCGAGGGAGGGATAG
- a CDS encoding S10 family peptidase has translation MKISFAVRVASLCMLPFALFAQKPDAPAAKPAEATTPTPLPADAHVAQTVVVDGKTLHYTVTIGTLPVKTKDGKPAGDVVYTAYTVEAPAGTTRPVTFAMNGGPGASSVYLNFGAIGPKHVAFGSEGDSPSDPAELKDNPGTWLDFTDLVFIDPVGTGYSRSVLNEADTKKTFYSTQADIEYLSRAIFDWLVKNGRMMSRKYFVGESYGGYRGPRVTHYLQTSLGVAMNGVVLVSPYLNPNQDANADLSPVPWMMTLPSIAAAHQERQKALTKESMDAVIAYTRGDYAVALLKGRSDPSATTAMLQHVTEITGLDPVFVKRSGGRLETQAYLREVFRAEGKLGSRYDPNVTAPDPFPNDPDQRSNDPILESIIAPTTTAMVNFVTQTVGWKVDGRYEALSTEVNRNWDFDSSALRNGAVEDLREAVSADTKMRVLIVHGWNDLSCPFMGSVLTVDQMPMMGDASRVQVHEYPGGHMFYSRLASSMALRKDVMEMVGKH, from the coding sequence ATGAAGATTTCGTTTGCCGTTCGCGTTGCCTCGTTGTGCATGCTTCCGTTTGCTCTATTCGCCCAGAAGCCCGATGCTCCTGCGGCCAAGCCCGCCGAGGCGACGACGCCCACTCCGCTGCCCGCAGATGCACATGTAGCGCAGACGGTGGTGGTGGATGGCAAGACGCTGCATTACACGGTGACGATCGGTACGCTGCCGGTGAAGACGAAGGATGGCAAGCCGGCGGGGGATGTCGTCTACACGGCGTATACGGTGGAGGCGCCCGCGGGCACGACGCGGCCGGTGACGTTTGCGATGAACGGCGGGCCGGGGGCTTCGTCGGTGTATCTGAACTTTGGGGCGATCGGGCCGAAGCATGTGGCGTTCGGTTCGGAGGGGGATTCGCCTTCGGATCCGGCTGAACTGAAGGACAATCCGGGGACGTGGCTGGACTTTACGGATCTGGTGTTCATCGACCCGGTGGGCACTGGGTATAGCCGGTCGGTGCTGAATGAGGCAGATACGAAGAAGACTTTTTATTCGACGCAGGCGGATATCGAGTACCTATCGCGGGCGATCTTCGACTGGCTGGTGAAGAACGGGCGGATGATGAGCCGCAAGTACTTTGTCGGCGAGAGTTATGGAGGGTACAGGGGGCCGCGGGTGACGCATTATCTGCAGACTTCGCTGGGCGTGGCGATGAATGGCGTGGTGCTGGTGTCGCCGTACCTGAATCCAAACCAGGATGCGAATGCGGATCTGTCGCCGGTGCCGTGGATGATGACGCTGCCGTCGATTGCCGCGGCGCACCAGGAGAGGCAGAAGGCGCTGACGAAGGAGTCGATGGACGCGGTGATTGCGTATACGCGTGGAGACTATGCGGTGGCGCTGTTGAAGGGCAGGTCGGACCCGTCGGCGACGACGGCGATGCTGCAGCATGTGACGGAGATCACGGGGCTGGACCCGGTGTTTGTGAAGCGGTCGGGTGGGCGGCTTGAGACGCAGGCGTATCTGCGGGAGGTCTTCCGGGCGGAGGGCAAGCTGGGTAGCCGGTACGACCCGAATGTGACGGCGCCGGATCCGTTTCCGAACGATCCGGACCAGAGGTCGAACGATCCGATTCTCGAGAGCATCATCGCTCCCACGACGACGGCGATGGTGAACTTTGTGACGCAGACGGTGGGCTGGAAGGTGGATGGGCGGTATGAGGCGCTCTCGACCGAGGTGAATCGGAACTGGGACTTCGACTCTTCCGCGCTCAGGAACGGAGCGGTGGAGGATCTGCGGGAGGCGGTGTCGGCGGACACCAAGATGCGGGTGTTGATTGTGCATGGGTGGAACGATCTCTCGTGCCCGTTCATGGGCTCGGTGCTGACGGTCGACCAGATGCCGATGATGGGCGATGCGTCGCGGGTGCAGGTGCACGAGTACCCCGGAGGGCATATGTTTTATAGCCGGTTGGCGAGCTCGATGGCGCTACGGAAAGATGTGATGGAGATGGTGGGGAAGCACTGA
- a CDS encoding superoxide dismutase family protein — translation MNMRTPVAAALALTLLAAPAFAKSKEAVTVPLKTSAGEDAGTATFSPLKKGGVEIKVNLKNLPIGDHAVHIHQNPVCDAPDFKTAGGHFNPDKKQHGLDNPLGHHNGDLGKNLQIGEQHTGEMTYKVDYLSMDPAAPNSIFGTSIMVHEKADDQKTDPTGAAGNRIACGVITAK, via the coding sequence ATGAATATGCGCACCCCTGTAGCAGCAGCACTGGCCCTTACCCTTCTCGCCGCCCCTGCTTTCGCCAAGTCGAAGGAAGCCGTCACGGTACCGCTCAAGACCTCAGCAGGCGAAGACGCCGGCACCGCGACCTTCTCGCCCCTCAAGAAGGGCGGCGTCGAGATCAAGGTCAACCTGAAGAACCTCCCCATCGGCGACCATGCCGTTCACATCCACCAGAACCCCGTCTGCGACGCCCCCGACTTCAAGACCGCCGGGGGTCACTTCAACCCGGACAAGAAGCAGCATGGCCTCGACAATCCTCTGGGCCACCACAACGGCGACCTCGGTAAGAACCTCCAGATCGGCGAGCAGCACACCGGCGAGATGACCTACAAGGTCGATTACCTCTCCATGGATCCCGCCGCGCCGAACTCCATCTTCGGAACCTCGATCATGGTGCACGAGAAAGCTGACGACCAGAAGACCGACCCCACCGGAGCAGCCGGAAACCGCATCGCGTGCGGCGTCATCACCGCCAAGTAA
- a CDS encoding RNA polymerase sigma factor, with protein sequence MGVLHIAIPTFPAPIRPLSLPRPARLLPRRPQAVAEVSTPPATVEQGTLLASQKDEQVPLERTPEQEAAQQELARLVRQCMAGDQHAWQQLVSSQHRRIYAICFRFTGSANDAEDLTQDVFLKLYRNLASFDTTKGSFQTWITTLCRNLLVDHFRRTRLERASDSLDASFDGEEDGPTLGDKLTDSRPSQEHHVAGLELKARIQHALKQLSPELREAVILRDLEDMDYKEIAEVLRIPEGTVKSRISRGRGELARLLQRTEGQVV encoded by the coding sequence ATGGGCGTTCTACACATTGCGATCCCGACCTTTCCGGCACCAATCAGGCCACTCAGCCTGCCTCGTCCGGCCCGTCTGCTCCCACGCCGGCCCCAGGCCGTTGCCGAGGTCTCCACTCCCCCGGCAACCGTGGAGCAAGGTACACTTCTCGCATCCCAAAAGGACGAGCAGGTACCGTTGGAGCGTACTCCCGAGCAAGAAGCCGCGCAGCAGGAACTCGCCAGACTGGTGCGCCAGTGCATGGCCGGGGACCAGCACGCCTGGCAGCAGTTGGTATCCTCCCAGCATCGGCGCATCTACGCCATCTGCTTCCGCTTCACGGGCTCCGCGAACGACGCCGAGGACCTCACCCAGGACGTCTTCCTCAAGCTCTACCGCAATCTGGCCAGCTTCGACACCACCAAGGGCAGCTTCCAGACCTGGATCACCACGCTCTGCCGAAACCTCCTCGTCGATCACTTCCGCCGCACCCGCCTCGAGCGCGCGTCCGATTCGCTCGACGCCAGCTTCGACGGCGAAGAGGACGGTCCCACCCTAGGCGACAAGCTCACCGACTCCCGGCCCTCGCAGGAGCATCACGTCGCCGGTCTCGAGCTCAAGGCGCGCATCCAGCACGCCCTCAAACAGCTTTCTCCCGAACTTCGCGAAGCAGTCATTCTTCGCGATCTCGAAGATATGGATTACAAAGAAATTGCCGAGGTCTTGCGCATTCCCGAAGGCACCGTGAAAAGCCGCATCAGTCGCGGTCGCGGGGAACTTGCGAGGCTTCTACAACGTACAGAAGGGCAGGTGGTTTAA
- a CDS encoding zf-HC2 domain-containing protein — MADINQFGSVKPGTPQVCAHCETLLMDVLDRTASPVDQAFFDKHLASCTTCSRMFIDAKRGGAWLEMLRDPRPEPASALFERIIAQTSGIQAVSETTEIAPQLPDTGSQFIPFPAQPVPVPSPYLYGVPRATNYAGAKVLPFRLRNTVHSLGQTILQPRLAMTAAMAFFSIALTLNLTGVHLSQISAEDLKPSSIRKSFNQANAQVVRYCQNLQVVYELEARAHELQRTDSDSSPSPQQPADDKAPAPQDAAPGQKPAAQPNEQKPRNNSKPGPGTSRREPLFPDGRMVARAVPPQDLPANAVTLHHQGDSQPAMQLKGDLA, encoded by the coding sequence GTGGCAGACATCAACCAATTCGGAAGCGTGAAGCCCGGTACACCGCAGGTCTGCGCTCACTGCGAGACTCTGCTGATGGACGTCCTCGACCGCACGGCAAGCCCGGTGGATCAGGCCTTCTTCGACAAGCACCTTGCAAGCTGCACCACCTGCAGCCGCATGTTCATCGACGCCAAACGCGGGGGTGCCTGGCTCGAGATGCTCCGCGACCCGCGCCCGGAGCCGGCCTCCGCTCTCTTCGAGCGCATCATCGCCCAGACCAGCGGCATCCAGGCCGTCTCTGAGACAACCGAGATTGCCCCGCAGCTCCCGGACACCGGCAGCCAGTTCATCCCATTCCCCGCTCAGCCCGTGCCCGTCCCGAGCCCGTATCTCTACGGCGTGCCCAGGGCCACCAACTACGCCGGCGCCAAGGTCCTTCCCTTCCGCCTGCGCAACACCGTACACTCCCTCGGCCAGACGATTCTGCAGCCGCGCCTCGCCATGACGGCCGCCATGGCCTTCTTCTCCATCGCACTCACACTCAACCTCACCGGGGTCCATCTCTCGCAGATCAGCGCTGAAGATCTGAAGCCATCGAGCATCCGGAAGAGCTTCAATCAGGCGAATGCGCAGGTCGTCCGGTATTGCCAGAACCTGCAGGTCGTCTACGAGCTCGAAGCCCGCGCCCACGAACTCCAGCGCACCGACTCCGACTCCAGCCCCTCGCCGCAGCAGCCCGCCGACGACAAGGCGCCAGCGCCTCAGGATGCCGCTCCCGGCCAGAAACCGGCAGCGCAACCCAATGAGCAGAAGCCCCGGAACAACTCCAAGCCGGGCCCCGGAACCAGCCGGCGCGAGCCCCTCTTCCCCGATGGCCGCATGGTAGCCCGCGCCGTGCCTCCTCAAGATCTCCCCGCAAACGCAGTAACGCTTCACCATCAGGGTGACTCTCAGCCCGCGATGCAACTGAAAGGAGATCTGGCATGA
- a CDS encoding DUF4097 family beta strand repeat-containing protein, translating into MAGAPPPYPPPYPPPQGDWRYARKAMREQMRAQRDVTRAQWKMYRDQQKYAARGYRGGSILGPIVLITIGVVFLLIHTGNINQASLFFWYGRWWPLILLAGGAILLAEWAFERTVHPDQPTYHRGRGGVVMLLMLLCLPGLLINISRDGGNGFGLMHGFSINGDNMDEFLGDRHESDQNLDQTFPVGSTLTVNNPRGEVVITGNSEDGQIHVAVHKQVYTRSDSDASAKAQQLSPTLSNSGDAFTLSVPTVDGARVDLNIRVPVTTASTITVDRGNITANSLKTPLIVTANHGDIELNAIAAAVTAHINNKGSNFSARSITGAVSLEGNCRDVDIADVNGPVTLNGDFFGKTHFEHINGAVRFHTSRTDFQLARLDGEVDLTHGELSADQLLGPVSLSTNNYNVTLERVSGDVSVTTSNGKVDLTGAPPLGNVTIQNRNGEVNVTVPEQSSFTVQAETREGDVDTDLPLSKSDDNNISRLTGTVGSGGSLIRINTTQNDISLKKGAIAPLMPPHFALPPITPAPPTPPVEPHIARPKTPRIPAPAPKP; encoded by the coding sequence ATGGCCGGCGCACCTCCACCCTACCCTCCTCCGTATCCTCCGCCACAGGGCGACTGGCGCTACGCCCGCAAAGCCATGCGCGAACAGATGCGCGCCCAGCGCGACGTCACCCGCGCCCAGTGGAAGATGTACCGCGACCAGCAAAAGTACGCAGCCCGCGGTTATCGTGGCGGCTCCATTCTCGGCCCCATCGTGCTCATCACCATTGGCGTCGTCTTCCTGCTCATCCACACCGGCAACATCAACCAGGCCAGCCTCTTCTTCTGGTACGGCCGCTGGTGGCCCCTCATCCTCCTCGCCGGCGGAGCCATCCTCCTCGCCGAATGGGCCTTCGAACGCACCGTTCACCCCGACCAGCCCACCTATCATCGTGGACGCGGCGGCGTCGTCATGCTCCTCATGCTGCTCTGCCTCCCCGGTCTCCTCATCAACATCTCCCGCGATGGAGGCAATGGCTTCGGCCTCATGCACGGCTTCTCCATCAACGGCGACAACATGGACGAGTTCCTCGGCGATCGCCACGAGAGCGACCAAAACCTCGACCAGACCTTCCCCGTCGGCTCCACCCTCACCGTCAACAACCCACGCGGCGAGGTCGTCATCACCGGCAACAGTGAAGACGGACAGATCCACGTAGCCGTGCACAAGCAGGTCTACACCCGCTCCGACTCCGACGCCTCCGCGAAGGCGCAGCAACTCTCGCCCACGCTCAGCAACTCCGGCGACGCCTTCACCCTCTCCGTACCCACCGTGGATGGAGCCCGCGTCGACCTCAACATCCGCGTCCCCGTCACCACCGCCTCCACCATCACCGTCGATCGCGGCAACATCACCGCCAACTCGCTTAAGACGCCCCTCATCGTCACCGCCAACCACGGTGACATCGAGCTCAACGCCATCGCAGCCGCCGTCACCGCTCACATCAACAACAAGGGCTCCAACTTCAGCGCGCGCTCCATCACCGGTGCCGTATCCCTCGAGGGCAACTGCCGCGACGTCGATATCGCCGACGTCAACGGCCCCGTCACCCTCAACGGCGACTTCTTTGGCAAGACCCACTTCGAGCACATCAACGGAGCGGTTCGCTTCCACACCAGCCGCACCGACTTCCAGCTAGCTCGTCTCGACGGCGAGGTAGACCTCACCCACGGCGAACTCTCCGCGGACCAGCTCCTCGGCCCCGTCTCCCTCTCGACCAACAACTACAACGTCACCCTCGAGCGTGTCTCCGGCGACGTCTCCGTCACCACCAGCAACGGCAAGGTCGACCTCACCGGCGCACCTCCCCTGGGCAACGTCACCATCCAGAACCGCAACGGCGAAGTCAACGTCACCGTCCCCGAGCAGTCCTCCTTCACCGTCCAGGCAGAAACCCGCGAGGGCGACGTCGATACCGACCTCCCGCTCTCCAAGTCGGACGACAACAACATCAGCCGCCTCACCGGCACCGTGGGCAGTGGTGGGTCGCTCATCCGCATCAACACCACCCAGAACGATATCTCCCTGAAGAAGGGTGCGATCGCTCCTCTGATGCCGCCTCACTTTGCGCTGCCGCCGATAACCCCTGCTCCCCCAACGCCCCCGGTCGAGCCGCACATCGCCAGACCGAAGACGCCCAGAATCCCCGCACCCGCCCCAAAGCCCTAG